The genomic DNA AATTTGGATATTTGCCGGGCCTGATTTGGATTGTCGTGGGCGTCTGCCTGGCCGGCGCTGTGCAAGACATGCTGGTGCTGGCCGCAAGTGTGCGGCATGGCGGTAAATCTCTAGCCGAAATTGCCCGCACGGAAATTGGCCGCGTGGCCGGAAACACCGCTTCCATCACGATTTTATTCGTGGTCATCGTGGCACTGGCCGGGCTGGGGATTGTGGTGGTGAAGGCGCTCGGGGGCGATCAAATCCAGTTCCCTCCGGACGCCGTCGTTATACTTCCGCCCAATTCGTCTCTGGAAACGTCGAGCGATGGCACCACGGACTTCGGCAAAGTGCCAGCGGGAGCGATCGTCAAGTATGCGGATGGGACGGAAGTCATTCGCAGCGAGAGTTTCAAAATCTCCGCGCCTGCGGCGACTGAGACGCCGCCGTTCGGACTGCACAATGGCAAGCTGTATCCTTGGAAGCAAAACGTCCCTGGCAGTTCCTGGGGCACATTCACCATTGCCTGCACCATTCCCATCGCCCTGTTCGTGGGACTGTACATGTACAAGCTGCGAAAGGGAAAAATTGTGGAAGCGTCGCTCATTGGCGCGGCGGCCACCATCGGCGTGACGGTGGCGGGCGCACTCATTCCCGGTTCGGCATGGGAGCGGTTTTTTTCGCTCTCACGGGAAGAGACGATTATTGCACTGTGCAGTTATGGCTTTATTGCCTCGGTGCTGCCGGTGTGGCTGCTGCTTTGTCCCCGCGATTATTTATCGAGCTTTCTGAAAATCGGCACGGTGGGTCTGCTCGTCACGGCGGTGATTGTGGCCAATCCGCAATTGCAGGCTCCCGCCGTCAATCCACAATTTGCCGGCGGCGGCGGACCCAATTTGAACGGCCCCATATTCCCGTTCTGCTTTATTTGCATTATGTGCGGAGCCATTTCCGGATTTCACGCGCTGGTGTCGTCCGGCACCACGCCCAAAATGATTTCGAAAGAATCGCACGTGCGGGTGATTGGGTACGGTTCGATGCTGATCGAAGGCTTGGTCGCCGTGATCGCTTTGATTGCCGCTGCCTCGATGCCGCAGGGAGATTATTGGGCCATCAACATCGACTTGGCCCGCGCTCCGCAGTTTGCCAATCAATTGGCCGCCCTGGATGCCAATCACGACAATTTGTCACAAATCGAACAGCAAGTGGGGGGCGAATCGCTCCGCGGGCGCACCGGCGGAGCGGTCACCCTGGCCGTGGGCATGTCGGAAATTTTTACCCAGGCCATGCACCGTGTGGCGGGCGATGCCGTCAGTCTCGATGCGGTGAAAAAGTACTGGTACCACTTCGCCATCATGTTCGAGGCGTTATTTATCTTGACGACCATTGATGCCGGCACGCGAATTGCGAGGTTCTTGCTCCAAGAAGTGCTAGGCAAAATCTGGAAGCCGTTTGAACGAACCGATTGGCTCCCCGGCGCTGTGATTGCCACGGCCGCAGTAACCGCCGGCTGGGGCGGTTTGATTTGGGCCGGCTCGATCGACACCATTTGGCCCATGTTTGGCATTGCAAATCAACTACTGGCTGTGATTGCACTCACGGCCGTTACTTCGTGGATCATCAATTCCGGCCGCGGGAAATACGCCGTTCTCACCATCTTGCCGATGCTGTTTGTGATATGCACAACCATGACGGCCAGTTACCAACTCATGGCCGGACGGTTCCGCAATGATTGGCTCGACGGCTGGGCGCGAAACAATTACGGGCTCATGATCAAAGGCTGCCTGAACATGGCGCTAACGCTGTTCATGATGGCCGCTGTAATGACCATTTTGCTGCAGGCGGTGACACGGTGGATCAACTACTCACGGGCCCAAAGCGCACGCCTGAAGCGATAAATCGGCCGCGGTTACTTATCACGGCCTGCTGTGGTCACTTTTTTTTCACAGGAACCTGGGCGGCGGGCTTGCCGGGTTGACCGGCTGCTGGGGAAGAAGCGGATGCCGATCCGCTGCCGGTCGTTTCGTTGGCGCCCGCTTTGGGCAGCGCGATCGCGGCCACCGGCTCATCAATGCGGATGGCTTTGCGGCCCTTGAACGCCCCGACCCGAGCATGATATTTGGCCACGCCTTCCACACTGATTGTAATTGGCGTGTTCACATCTTTTTCCGTGGTGATAATATCGCCCACCCGCAGGCCGATTAAATCGCTGGTGGTAATTTTTGTGTCGGCCAGTTGCGCCACCAATTGCACGAGCGCGCCTCGCAAATTTTGACTGATCCGCTGGGTGCTTTCCGGCGTGGCACCACGCCGGCCATAGGCCACCCAACTGTTGGACGATAGTTTTTGCCCGATGCGCTCGATCGAGTTGAAGGGAATACACAAATTCATCATGCCCCGCGCTTCCCCCAGCGTAATTTCAAAGCTGATGAGCACGATCACTTCGTTCGGTGGCACAATTTGCACCAGTTGCGGATTGCTTTCCACCCGTTCGACCGCCACGCGCAACTCGATGACGTTCATCCATGCCCGGCGAAATTCCTCCAAAAACAGTCCGGTAATACGGGCGACCAAGCGCAGCTCAATTTCGGTGAGAGGCCGCCGAGCCAGCGGCGTGGCATCTTTACCACCGCCCAACAGCCGATCAATAATCGGAAACAAAATCGAGGGATTGATGTCGAGAATGAGATGCCCGTCGAGTGGCTCCGCCTTCAGCAAGTTGAAGCAGGTGGGATTTTCCAGACTGAACACAAACTCGCTATAGGTGAGCTGATCGACGCTGGTTAGCTTTACCTCGACAATGCTGCGCAACAAGCCGGATAGCGCGGCCCCGTAGTTGCGGCTAAAACCCTCGTGCAGCGTTTGCAAGGCCCGCATTTGCTCCTTACCTACGCGTTCAGGCCGCTTGAAATCGTAAGGGACAATTTTTTCGCGCGGCCGGCCTTCTATGTCCGGCAAGGCCGATGGCGCGCCAGCCGGGGCAGCTTTTGCGCCGGAATTGCTGTCTGACTCCATTTGAGTCAGCAGTTTTTCGACATCGGCCTGACTGAGAACGTCGGTCATCCTTCGCCTCCATGCTTTGAAGGGGCGCAGACCGCGGGGTGAGGGACGAACAAGCTTGCGTCGGCATGGCTTGCTTCGATCCTCGACCCTCGATCCTGGTCCCTACTCTCTCACTTGTCCTGCACCGAGCACGACGTACTTGTAGCTGGTTAATTCCTTTAAACCACATGGCCCGCGAGCGTGAAATTTATCGGTGCTGATGCCAATTTCCGCACCAAGGCCGAATTCGCCCCCGTCGTTGAACCGCGTACTGGCGTTGACCATGACGGCGGAACTGTCAACTTCCTCCGTGAATTGCGTGGCGGCCGAAAAATCGTCCGTAATAATTGCATCGGTATGGTGCGAGCCATCATGGTTGATGTGCCGGATGGCCTCTGCGAGGGACGATACTACACGGGCCGAAATAATTGGGCCAAGGTATTCCGCCGCGTAATCTTCCTCGGTGGCCGTTTTGGCTTGCGGAATGAACTCGCGCACCTTCGCGTCGCCGCGAATTTCGATTCCCTTTTGTACCAGTGCCGCGCCGATGCGGGGCAGAAATTCCGCGGCCACGTCGGCATGCACCAGCAGCGATTCCGCCGCGTTGCAGACGCCCATCCGCTGGCATTTGGAGTTGATGGTAATACGCTGGGCCATGTCTAAATCGGCTGAGCGATCGACGTAGACGTGGCAGTTACCGGTGAAGTGTTTGATGACCGGCATGGTGGCCTCCTCGGCTACGCGGCGAATCAGGCTTTCGCCGCCGCGGGGAATGGCCACATCGATCCATTCGTGCAGGCGCAGAAAATGCCCCACTGCTTCCCGATCGGGTGTGTTCACCATTTGGACGGCATCCGATGGCAAGCCGACTTCGTCGAGCATCTGCCGTAGCAGTTTGACAATTGCGTAACTGCTGTGTGTGGCTTCTTTGCCGCCGCGCAAAATGACCGCGTTACCGCTGAACACGCAAATGGCCGCGGCATCGGCAGTGACATTCGGCCGCGATTCGTAAATGAAAAACACCACGCCCAACGGCACGCGCACTTTGAGGACTTTGAGTCCATTGGGACGGACGGATGATTCCATCACCTCACCCACCGGATTGGGCAACATGGCAATCTGTTCCAGGGCAGCGGCGATGCTTTCGATGCGGGCCGGCGTGAGCTTCAAGCGGTCGATTTCGGCTTCGGTCAATCCAAAGCCGGGCGCGGCGGCCACGTCGAGCCGATTCGCTTCCAGAATTTCGGTGGCCCGCTGACGCATGACCTTGGCGGAACGACGCAGCCAATCGATTTTTTGCGCACCGGTGGCGCGGGCCAGCTCCGTGGATGCCGCTTTGGCGCGCTGCGCCACATCCAGGCAATAGGCTTTCAGATCAACCTTTTCAACGATGGCCATGATACTTTTTGGCTCGTGGCAACTTATTGCTGCAAAACAGTTTACGGCGGGCAATCTGCTTGCCGGCGCAGTTCAATGCGCTACCGGAAGTATCTCTGAAACTCCTATCAGAGTCAACGTCGGAGCGATCGCGAAACGTCTTGTTTTAACGGTATTTGGCCCCTACCGGCGCTTTTCCATTGGCATCCACTGAGGCTGGGCCGTTACGACTATTGAGCTTGTGTAGGTTGACCCCGATTCGTGCCAACCGCCTCGAACAGCATTAAAGCGTGTCTAACTTGAGCGACATCATGCACGCGCAGGATTTGCACGCTTTGTGCTGCCAGTGCGCACGACACGCCAATGCCGGCAGCGGTTCGATCAGCTCCTGTGCTCCCCAGCATGCCATTCAAAAAGCTTTTCCGCGAATGGCCAACAAGCACCGGACAACCGAGTTCGTGCAGCCGCCAACAGTTGGCCAATAGCGTCAGGTTGTGCTGCGGCGTTTTTCCGAAGCCAATGCCGGGATCGAGGCAAATCCGAGACAATTCCATTCCGGCCGAAATTAAATGATCGCGCCGCTCCCGCAGAAAAGCAAACACTTCTGCGAAAACATTTCCGTAGTGTGGATTGTCCTGCATGGTTTGCGGCGTCCCCTGCATGTGCATTACGCAGATGCCGGCGCCGGTTTGGCAGACAACCTCCAATATTTTTGCATCGCCGCGCAAAGCCGTTACATCGTTGATAATTTCCGCG from Pirellulales bacterium includes the following:
- a CDS encoding carbon starvation protein A, which gives rise to MHAMPVMIVVLCCLAIAFRFYSKFLARKVAVLDDSRVTPAHTMYDGQNYDPTNKWVLFGHHFAAISGAGPLIGPVLAIQFGYLPGLIWIVVGVCLAGAVQDMLVLAASVRHGGKSLAEIARTEIGRVAGNTASITILFVVIVALAGLGIVVVKALGGDQIQFPPDAVVILPPNSSLETSSDGTTDFGKVPAGAIVKYADGTEVIRSESFKISAPAATETPPFGLHNGKLYPWKQNVPGSSWGTFTIACTIPIALFVGLYMYKLRKGKIVEASLIGAAATIGVTVAGALIPGSAWERFFSLSREETIIALCSYGFIASVLPVWLLLCPRDYLSSFLKIGTVGLLVTAVIVANPQLQAPAVNPQFAGGGGPNLNGPIFPFCFICIMCGAISGFHALVSSGTTPKMISKESHVRVIGYGSMLIEGLVAVIALIAAASMPQGDYWAINIDLARAPQFANQLAALDANHDNLSQIEQQVGGESLRGRTGGAVTLAVGMSEIFTQAMHRVAGDAVSLDAVKKYWYHFAIMFEALFILTTIDAGTRIARFLLQEVLGKIWKPFERTDWLPGAVIATAAVTAGWGGLIWAGSIDTIWPMFGIANQLLAVIALTAVTSWIINSGRGKYAVLTILPMLFVICTTMTASYQLMAGRFRNDWLDGWARNNYGLMIKGCLNMALTLFMMAAVMTILLQAVTRWINYSRAQSARLKR
- the fliM gene encoding flagellar motor switch protein FliM, yielding MTDVLSQADVEKLLTQMESDSNSGAKAAPAGAPSALPDIEGRPREKIVPYDFKRPERVGKEQMRALQTLHEGFSRNYGAALSGLLRSIVEVKLTSVDQLTYSEFVFSLENPTCFNLLKAEPLDGHLILDINPSILFPIIDRLLGGGKDATPLARRPLTEIELRLVARITGLFLEEFRRAWMNVIELRVAVERVESNPQLVQIVPPNEVIVLISFEITLGEARGMMNLCIPFNSIERIGQKLSSNSWVAYGRRGATPESTQRISQNLRGALVQLVAQLADTKITTSDLIGLRVGDIITTEKDVNTPITISVEGVAKYHARVGAFKGRKAIRIDEPVAAIALPKAGANETTGSGSASASSPAAGQPGKPAAQVPVKKK
- a CDS encoding glutamate-5-semialdehyde dehydrogenase gives rise to the protein MAIVEKVDLKAYCLDVAQRAKAASTELARATGAQKIDWLRRSAKVMRQRATEILEANRLDVAAAPGFGLTEAEIDRLKLTPARIESIAAALEQIAMLPNPVGEVMESSVRPNGLKVLKVRVPLGVVFFIYESRPNVTADAAAICVFSGNAVILRGGKEATHSSYAIVKLLRQMLDEVGLPSDAVQMVNTPDREAVGHFLRLHEWIDVAIPRGGESLIRRVAEEATMPVIKHFTGNCHVYVDRSADLDMAQRITINSKCQRMGVCNAAESLLVHADVAAEFLPRIGAALVQKGIEIRGDAKVREFIPQAKTATEEDYAAEYLGPIISARVVSSLAEAIRHINHDGSHHTDAIITDDFSAATQFTEEVDSSAVMVNASTRFNDGGEFGLGAEIGISTDKFHARGPCGLKELTSYKYVVLGAGQVRE
- the folP gene encoding dihydropteroate synthase, whose protein sequence is MGIVNVTPDSFSDGGQFLDSQAAIAHAQKLVSEGADLLDIGGESTRPYAEPVSQQTELDRVLPVIEAVCKLAKVPVSIDTSKAAVASAAVAVGAEIINDVTALRGDAKILEVVCQTGAGICVMHMQGTPQTMQDNPHYGNVFAEVFAFLRERRDHLISAGMELSRICLDPGIGFGKTPQHNLTLLANCWRLHELGCPVLVGHSRKSFLNGMLGSTGADRTAAGIGVSCALAAQSVQILRVHDVAQVRHALMLFEAVGTNRGQPTQAQ